One Arcobacter sp. FWKO B genomic window, CTTTACTTGAAATATTAGTACAAGCTAGAGGTACAATAGTCACAAAAGAGATGATTATTAGTAAACTTTGGAGTATTGAAGAAGAATATAGTGAAGGCTCAATAAGAGTTTACATAAATCAACTAAAAAAAATACTAGGAAATGATATAATCAAAAATCAAAAGGGTATAGGTTATATCTTTGAAAACTAAAAAAACTGACTTTATAATATCTCATTATATTTTAATTTTTGTAATTCTTTTGGTTGTACTTTATATACAATTTTATTTATTAGAAGAGATGAATATTTCAAATTTTACTCTTTTAATAGTAAATATACCACTTGCTATTGCTGGTATAATTGCGTATAAATTTTTTAGTCAACCACTTTTTGAGAATATCTTTCAAAGTGAAAAAAACCTAGATAATAAAATCAAAAAAACCCTACATGAGCTAAATACCCCAGTTGCTACAATACTTATAAATATAAAAATGTTGCAAAAGAATACAACAGATGAAAAAACCTTCCAAAGGCTTTCTAGGATACAAACTGCTTGTGATGATTTACTAAAGCTTTATGATGATATGGAATATAGTATAAAAAAAGAGATAGAAACTATTGATTTACAAGATTTCAATCTATATGAAGAAATAGTACAAGCAAAAACAAAATTTGATGAGTTAATTGCAACTATGAATATTACTGTTACCATAGATGTAGATACAAATATTTTTATTCACACAGATAAAAAGGGATTTGATACTATTATTAACAATCTAATATCCAATGCAATCAAATATAATAAACCAAATGGCTACATAAAAATATATCTAAAAAATAAAACACTTTATATCGAAGATAGTGGTATAGGAATAGATCCAAAAAATCTTTTTTTGGTTTTTGATTCTTTTTATCAAGAAAACCAAGCAACTAAGGGTTTTGGACTTGGTTTGAGCATAGTAAAAGAGTTTTGTGATACTAATAAAATAGGTGTGAATATTAACTCCAAAGAAGAAAGTTACACAATAATATCACTTGATATTGGGAATATTATGATATAATCTTATATCTAGTTGGTCAATTTTGACCAACAATATTTACTAAGGATATAAAATGACAAATGCACAAACACTCAAATCTTTAATAGAAGATGAAGTAATACCAGAAATAGAAGATAGTATTGATTATCTTTTTGAACTAGTTGATGCTAAAAAAGCAACAAACGAAGATACAGATGAGCTAAAAGATACACAAGAACTTCTAAAAGCTTTTAGAGAAATTTTAACAGAACTAGAAAACAACGAAATTGATGAAGAAGAGTGTTTAGAACTTATTGAAGATATAAATGCTATGAGAAGTGGTGATGACGAAGAAGAAGAGATATAATATTCTCTAATATCTAATACAAAACTTAATCTTTCTTTAAACTACACATTTTGAGGAAAATTGGAGTATAATAACGGCTTCAATTTTTTCTCAAAGAGTATAACAATGCTTACAAAAATTTTTACCTTTTTAAAAGAATTTACGCCAGAATCATATAGTGTTTACAAACAAGGTTATAAAAAAGAGTACTTTAGTGGCGATATGTTTTCTGGTATTACTGTAGCTATAGTAGCTTTACCTCTTGCAATGGCATTTGCAATAGCAAGTGGTGTTGAGCCTGAAAAAGGATTAATTACTGCAATAGTTGCTGGTATTTTAATATCTCTTTTTGGTGGAAGCCGTGTACAAATTGGTGGTCCAACTGGTGCATTTGTAGTTATAATTTACGACATTGTATTAAGACATGGTTATGAAGGGCTTGCTATTGCTACTATGATGGCAGGTGTAATTTTGATTATAATGGGTTTTTTAAGATTTGGTGCAGTTTTAAAATATATTCCATATCCAGTAATAACAGGTTTTACGACTGGTATTGCTGTTATAATTTTTTCTTCAACAATTAAAGACTTTTTCGGTTTTGAAATAGAGCAACTTCCTGCTGATTTTATTGGTAAATGGTTAGAGTATGTATCTCATTTAGGGAATATTAACTATTTAAGTGTTGCAATTGCTATACTTTCAATTCTTATTATAATTTACACAAAAAAAATATACCCTAAAATCCCAGGTCCTATCGTAGCAGTAATAATAGGTAGTATAATAGTATATATGCTTGGTTTAAATGTAGAAACAATAGAATCAAGATTTGGTTCTATTCCAAATACACTCCCTATGCCTTCAATTCCTA contains:
- a CDS encoding sensor histidine kinase gives rise to the protein MKTKKTDFIISHYILIFVILLVVLYIQFYLLEEMNISNFTLLIVNIPLAIAGIIAYKFFSQPLFENIFQSEKNLDNKIKKTLHELNTPVATILINIKMLQKNTTDEKTFQRLSRIQTACDDLLKLYDDMEYSIKKEIETIDLQDFNLYEEIVQAKTKFDELIATMNITVTIDVDTNIFIHTDKKGFDTIINNLISNAIKYNKPNGYIKIYLKNKTLYIEDSGIGIDPKNLFLVFDSFYQENQATKGFGLGLSIVKEFCDTNKIGVNINSKEESYTIISLDIGNIMI